The stretch of DNA ttaaaacatCCAAGGAACACCAGTCACTGGAAGAGAACCAGAGACAAACCAGATCCAAAAGAAAAGCTGTAGGTGATACGttagagcttcctgctaaagtaatTCCCAAGTGCATTTCTGAAAATGAGAGTGCAAGACCCTCACAGAAGAAATCAAGAGTAAAAAATAAATTGGTTAAAGTCATCAGCTAAGCAACCCAGCATTCTTTCTAAATTCTGTAGTCtgggaaaaataacaacaaaccAAGGAGCCAAAGGACAGGCTCAAGAAAATGAATGTGATCTTGAAGAGGATGTGGAGAAGTGTGAAACTGTTGACACAACTAATGTTTCTGGTCTTGAGTCTCCAGGAAATAAGGTTACACCTGTAAATCCTAGTGAAGCTAAGCCCATAAACAAAGGTGCAGAGCAAATTGGTTTTGAGCTAGTAGAGAAATTATTTCAAGGTCAGCTGGTATTAAGGACTCATTGCTTGGAATGTGAAAGtttaacagaaagaagagaagattTTCAGGACATTAGTGCACCAGTACAAGAAGATGAGCTTTCTAAAGTGGAGGAGAGTTCTGAAGTTTCTCCAGAACCAAAAACGGAAATGAAGACATTAAGATGGGCAATTTCACAATTCGCTTCAGTGGAAAGGATTGTGGGAGAAGataaatatttctgtgaaaattgCCATCACTACACTGAAGCTGAACGAAGTCTTTTGTTTGATAAAATGCCTGAAGTTATTACTATTCATTTGAAGTACTTTGCTGCTAGTGGCTTGGAGTTTGATTGTTACGGTGGTGGACTTTCCAAGATCAACACACCTTTATTGACACCTCTTAAATTGTCACTAGAAGAATGGAGCACAAAACCAACTAATGACAGCTATGGATTATTTGCAATTGTGATACACAGTGGCATTACAATTAGTAGTGGGCATTACACTGCTTCTGTTAAAGTCACAGACCTTAACAGTTTAGAACTAGATAAGGGAAATTTTATGGTTGACCAAATGTGTGAAATAGGTAAGCCAGAACCGTTAAATGAGGAGGGAGCAAGGGGTGTGGTTGAAAATTATGATGAAGAAGTATCCATTAGAGTCGGTGGAAATACACAGCCAAGTAAAGCTTTGAACAGAAAAAATGTGGAAGCCGTTGGACTTCCTGGAGGACAAAAGAGCAAGACGGATTATGAGCTTCACAGTAAAGCAGCTGATCCTGACAAAGTGACCAGTACAGCATTTGCTGAAAATAGAAATTCGGACACTAACAGTCCTAACGGGACTCGTGAGTCTGATGGAAACAAGGActccagtgaccaaacaggcgTTAACATTAGTGGATTTGAGAACAAAATTTCATGTGTAGTGCAAAGCTTAAAGGAGCATGAGGGAAAGTGGTTGCTTTTTGATGATTCTGAAGTGAAAGTTACTGAAGAAAAGGACTTTCTGAATTCTCTTTCCCCTTCTGCATCTCCTACATCTACTCCTTACTTACTGTTTTATAAGAAATTATAGAGTAAACGTATTTtcattgtacatatatatatattaaacagaCCTGGACAAACATTGGTAAAGTTGATTACATGAAAGAGTCTTTTAGCTTATCTTTTGAAGTTACTGGATATTATTTGTCTCTAGGTTTTTCTATAGCGGAAATTTGAATTACTGAAAACCATGTTAATATTTTAGGATTCATTTTCCTTTGTAGAGACTAGTGACACATTAGCTTCTGGGAATAAACTTAAATAGGTTCGTAATGGAAGCATTTACGTACTTTTGGATTTACACTGaccttttgtgtttgctttttaaaataaagtgctTGTATTTGTAttctccataaaaaaaaaataaataaatataaggcTACTCAAGCCAGTTTTGTATCAATATTCTCGATATTGATGCCTGTCTCATAACTCATGATAGTTTAGTAATTCAGCGGCTTGTGTTTATTTGAGCCATTGGTTAAAATAAAGAAGGCACACCCAGCCCAGGGCTGAGAATGATTCAACTAGTAGGCAGACTCAGACATGATCCCAGGCATTGGAAAACTCAAGacccattatttatttatttgtttatttacttactttacttacttacttatttaaaacGCATAaataagagacagacagagaatcatgcaccactgcttcacttcctagatgACTGATATAGGTAGGactaggccaagccaaaaccaggagccaggcacttcagggtcttccatgtgggtgacaggggtccaaatacttgggtcctcttcccctgttttcccaggcatttcATCAGGaggatggattggaaatggagcagctagaacatgaacttgtactcacatgggatgcccatATTGCATGCCTACATGTACATGGCTCTGCCTCCTATTGTGTATATGCTAAGAATGTCTGTGAAGAATGGTAGTCAGTCTACATGCCACCTCATGCTTTCTCTTTCAGATTTAGGATAGAGAAAATAGCACCTTCCTTGACCATTTGGCAAATATCTAATTTTTGCATTACTTGAATCACTCTGAACTAGTCCTTGGGCCAGATAAATATCAGGAAATGTCTTGGTTAGCATGCACATGCACTATTTGAACAAGCAGCAACTATTACAGTAGGGCTTGGGTTTTCCTTTAAGTCATCTGAATTTTCCCTAGAAAATGGTGTGAGAGTCAAAGCCCACAGATTACTCATTTTTTCACAGCGAAGACAGAGATCTGTAGTCAAACCAATAATACAGTGTTAGTCAATTTTTTACTACCACAATGAAATACGTGAGGTAACTAACTctgtggagagaaaaaaaatttagctTACAGCTTTGAACATTCTAGTTCAAGACTGAGTAGTCTCATTAGTTTTGTTTCCAATAGAAGTGGTGGatgcttccttcaggactagggagaggagctttctctggtccttgtctgcttccaattttgggtccccaccccctctcgtaataatcatcaggagcgctccagaaacccctcaaaacaaacaaacaaacaaacaaacaaacaagcaaaactagaatagatagacagagaacaacaaggaaagcttagaaacagacaggaaatggtcagcggggatgcacttataactcactgggtgggacacaaagattagttactcctcactggggtatgggagatttctctgcacacccctcctaaaactgttcacctaaactgttgacatatatcctgttagaattatagagttagaccacctgaaaaacagccaggttcagcgaaaacgtgcttcaatgctataaactgctaaatactaaaattaaaataggcatgagacagctgaatagcaatctaagccgttttgaggtgtatagaacagggttgaatataaaccaaaattgaaatgtctatgaagaagtcacagattgtggttgagaacccgcattttcctattaacatattggttaatcaataccatgtcaattaatgccacaatattgtaaatggttggaaatattatgttggggcttttaattgattgggatgatactctgccggctctaccttcagatcagagatggtctcaccaagaagccattgaacttaccaggacaataagatgctggactttatgattggtcaaaacctccaatgaaagaatctcaactgaatttgaactatggaaatgcaacaaggtggagcaatccgccgggggcggggggggag from Ochotona princeps isolate mOchPri1 chromosome 1, mOchPri1.hap1, whole genome shotgun sequence encodes:
- the LOC101527197 gene encoding LOW QUALITY PROTEIN: ubiquitin carboxyl-terminal hydrolase 1-like (The sequence of the model RefSeq protein was modified relative to this genomic sequence to represent the inferred CDS: deleted 1 base in 1 codon) encodes the protein MPGVIPSGSNGLSSGSPSNKNRLSLKFFQKKETKRALDFTDSQESEEKASEYRGSETDQVGPATQSSPINSEKRENLLPLVGLNNLGNTCYLNSILQVLYFCPGFKSGVNHLFNIISRKKEALKDEANQRDKGNCKEDSLASYELICSLQSLIISVEQLQASFLLNPEKYTDELATQPRRLLNTLRELSPMYEGYLQHDAQQVLQCILGNIQETCQLLKKEEVKNNAELPTKIEEKPDQREEVSDLNSVETDNMRNSEDCKEKLPKGNGKRKSDSEFGNSKKKVKTSKEHQSLEENQRQTRSKRKAVGDTLELPAKVIPKCISENESARPSQKKSRVKINWLKSSAKQPSILSKFCSLGKITTNQGAKGQAQENECDLEEDVEKCETVDTTNVSGLESPGNKVTPVNPSEAKPINKGAEQIGFELVEKLFQGQLVLRTHCLECESLTERREDFQDISAPVQEDELSKVEESSEVSPEPKTEMKTLRWAISQFASVERIVGEDKYFCENCHHYTEAERSLLFDKMPEVITIHLKYFAASGLEFDCYGGGLSKINTPLLTPLKLSLEEWSTKPTNDSYGLFAIVIHSGITISSGHYTASVKVTDLNSLELDKGNFMVDQMCEIGKPEPLNEEGARGVVENYDEEVSIRVGGNTQPSKALNRKNVEAVGLPGGQKSKTDYELHSKAADPDKVTSTAFAENRNSDTNSPNGTRESDGNKDSSDQTGVNISGFENKISCVVQSLKEHEGKWLLFDDSEVKVTEEKDFLNSLSPSASPTSTPYLLFYKKL